A stretch of Aureispira sp. CCB-E DNA encodes these proteins:
- a CDS encoding DNA translocase FtsK, which translates to MAKKKKKQVSIKGGVQDDRFPKLVGLFCLFFTLYLFIAFSSYLFTWKEDMDKANWSVLLSPHDMENWLGRLGAVLSHQFIYYGFGFSSFILVFLLFTTGMSLIVETPLKKLIPVYKRSILTMLWTSFLFAFVFQGYEFPWGGAITRFLVGVLDGLVGAIGTIAILIFAFLGFVVWNKNPNFKDGLTVEEIKSAFSVSNLLATLKSLFRLTPEAQPEPEAPEMKTVTVLKPKTNTLKTSVATNTTETGTVVEDANNTTETSPNTAELEVPKVIKQSTKDELENKVKKLTQNQLSLDLEKAAKEKLKEENDGELEMEISKEGDTIDIGIAEENKDHFEPYDPTLDLPRYENPVIDLLESYDDQKPVIDRAELESNKDQIIETLLNYKIEIVKIKATIGPTVTLYEIIPAPGVRISKIKSLEDDIALSLAALGIRIIAPIPGKGTIGIEVPNRNKQVVSLKEVLASKKYREAKMDLPIALGKTISDEVFIADLAKMPHLLIAGATGQGKSVGINTIIMSLLYKKHPSQLKLILIDPKKVELSLYNRISAHYLGYLPDEEEAIVTDVTKVVQTLYSLTVEMDERYNLLKKASVRNLTEYNQKFVARKLNPEKGHRFMPYIVLIIDEFADLIMTAGKEVELPIGRLAQLARAVGIHLIIATQRPSVNIITGIIKANFPARLAFKVTSKIDSRTILDGGGADQLIGRGDMLLSSGGNLIRIQCAFVDTPEVERVINHIASQPGYPQPFLLPAYGEEGGSGNDSEQKLNQVLHELDEHFDDAARLVVMNQQGSTSMIQRRLKLGYNRAGRIMDQLENTGIVGPNEGSKARQVYINDEIELEQFLKALHERKRKISFR; encoded by the coding sequence ATGGCTAAAAAGAAGAAAAAACAAGTTTCTATAAAGGGAGGAGTACAAGACGATCGTTTTCCAAAGTTAGTAGGACTGTTTTGCTTATTTTTTACTTTATACCTTTTTATTGCATTTTCCTCTTACCTGTTTACTTGGAAGGAAGATATGGACAAAGCCAACTGGTCTGTTCTATTGTCTCCACATGATATGGAGAATTGGCTAGGACGATTGGGGGCAGTGTTGTCGCACCAGTTTATCTATTATGGGTTTGGCTTTTCTTCTTTCATATTGGTATTTCTGTTATTTACAACAGGAATGAGTTTAATTGTTGAAACACCCCTCAAAAAACTAATACCTGTTTATAAGCGTTCTATATTGACCATGCTTTGGACGAGTTTTTTGTTTGCATTTGTTTTTCAAGGCTACGAATTTCCTTGGGGAGGTGCCATAACAAGGTTTTTGGTAGGAGTGTTAGATGGTTTAGTAGGAGCAATTGGAACAATCGCAATTTTAATATTTGCTTTTCTAGGATTTGTTGTTTGGAATAAAAATCCAAACTTTAAAGATGGTTTAACGGTAGAGGAGATTAAAAGTGCTTTTTCTGTTAGCAATCTACTAGCAACACTCAAAAGTCTTTTCCGTTTGACTCCAGAGGCGCAACCAGAACCAGAAGCACCAGAAATGAAAACTGTTACCGTGCTGAAACCGAAAACGAATACTTTAAAAACTTCGGTTGCTACCAATACAACTGAGACGGGAACGGTAGTCGAAGATGCAAATAATACGACAGAAACAAGTCCTAATACAGCAGAGCTAGAAGTTCCAAAAGTTATCAAGCAATCAACCAAAGATGAGTTGGAAAATAAAGTCAAAAAATTGACTCAAAATCAATTGTCTTTAGATTTGGAAAAGGCAGCTAAGGAAAAACTTAAGGAGGAGAATGATGGGGAATTAGAAATGGAAATTTCAAAAGAAGGTGATACGATTGATATTGGTATTGCTGAGGAAAATAAAGACCATTTTGAACCTTATGATCCGACACTGGATTTGCCTAGGTATGAAAACCCTGTTATCGACTTGTTAGAAAGTTATGACGACCAAAAACCAGTTATAGATCGAGCAGAACTAGAGTCGAACAAGGATCAAATTATAGAGACATTGCTAAATTACAAGATCGAAATTGTAAAAATAAAAGCAACAATAGGTCCTACAGTGACACTTTATGAGATTATTCCAGCTCCAGGAGTTCGCATTTCTAAAATTAAAAGTTTAGAAGATGATATTGCTTTGAGTTTGGCTGCACTAGGAATTCGTATCATTGCACCAATTCCAGGTAAAGGTACGATTGGTATAGAAGTTCCTAACAGGAACAAACAAGTTGTTTCTCTGAAAGAAGTATTGGCTTCTAAGAAGTATAGAGAAGCTAAAATGGATTTGCCAATTGCTCTAGGTAAAACAATTTCTGATGAGGTGTTTATTGCAGATTTAGCCAAAATGCCGCATTTATTGATAGCAGGGGCAACAGGGCAAGGTAAGTCGGTTGGTATTAATACCATTATTATGAGCTTGCTGTATAAGAAGCACCCTTCGCAATTGAAGTTGATTTTGATTGATCCTAAGAAGGTAGAATTATCTTTATACAATCGAATTTCTGCTCATTATTTAGGATACTTACCAGATGAAGAAGAGGCAATTGTAACGGATGTAACCAAAGTTGTCCAAACTTTATATTCTTTAACGGTCGAGATGGACGAGCGTTACAATCTATTAAAAAAGGCTTCGGTTCGTAACCTCACAGAGTACAATCAAAAATTTGTTGCGCGCAAACTCAATCCTGAAAAAGGGCATCGCTTTATGCCTTATATTGTCTTAATTATTGATGAGTTTGCAGATTTGATTATGACGGCAGGAAAAGAAGTTGAGCTACCAATTGGTCGCTTGGCGCAGTTGGCTCGTGCTGTTGGTATACATTTAATTATTGCGACGCAACGTCCATCGGTGAATATTATTACAGGTATTATCAAAGCAAACTTCCCAGCACGTCTTGCTTTTAAAGTAACATCTAAAATTGATTCTAGAACAATTTTAGATGGTGGAGGTGCTGACCAGTTGATTGGACGCGGAGATATGTTGCTTTCTTCTGGAGGGAATTTAATTCGTATTCAATGTGCTTTTGTAGATACGCCAGAGGTGGAACGTGTCATTAATCATATTGCCAGTCAACCTGGCTATCCACAGCCATTCTTACTGCCTGCCTATGGAGAAGAAGGTGGAAGTGGAAATGATAGTGAGCAAAAATTAAATCAAGTCTTGCACGAACTTGATGAGCATTTTGATGATGCCGCTCGTTTGGTAGTAATGAATCAACAGGGATCTACTTCTATGATTCAACGCCGTCTTAAATTAGGCTATAACCGAGCTGGACGTATTATGGATCAATTGGAAAACACAGGCATTGTAGGACCCAATGAAGGCTCCAAAGCTCGACAAGTATATATCAACGATGAAATAGAGTTAGAGCAATTCTTAAAAGCGTTACACGAGCGCAAACGCAAGATTTCATTCCGATAA
- a CDS encoding macro domain-containing protein, whose translation MNYSPKKFDLILVDLQEKLCINWKSEFSAFDNVRVHNGYFQEISHYDCIVSPANSFGLMDGGIDLAIRNYFGMQLQYAVHKVILKEFYGEQPVGSSVIVETADENHPFLAHTPTMRVPKNITQTDNVYNAMFAMLRAVANHNKSNHYKIKTVLCPGLGTATGNVPLKEAARQMALAYKNFLKPTRNLVWKNLIHRDQEITGSK comes from the coding sequence ATGAATTATTCGCCTAAAAAATTTGATTTAATCTTAGTTGATTTACAAGAAAAGCTCTGTATAAATTGGAAATCAGAGTTTTCAGCATTTGATAATGTGAGAGTACACAATGGCTATTTTCAAGAAATCAGTCACTATGATTGTATAGTTAGTCCTGCCAATTCTTTTGGTCTTATGGATGGTGGTATTGATTTAGCTATTCGGAACTATTTTGGTATGCAACTCCAATATGCTGTCCATAAAGTTATCCTAAAAGAGTTCTATGGAGAACAACCAGTAGGAAGCTCTGTTATTGTTGAAACAGCTGATGAAAATCATCCCTTTCTTGCGCACACACCGACAATGAGAGTCCCCAAAAACATTACCCAAACAGATAATGTTTACAATGCTATGTTTGCAATGCTCAGAGCAGTAGCGAATCACAATAAATCCAATCATTACAAAATAAAAACGGTTCTTTGCCCTGGACTTGGAACAGCAACAGGTAATGTTCCTCTAAAGGAAGCCGCTAGACAAATGGCTTTAGCTTATAAAAACTTTCTTAAACCAACAAGAAATCTCGTTTGGAAAAACTTAATCCATCGAGATCAAGAAATTACTGGCAGCAAGTAA
- a CDS encoding leucine-rich repeat domain-containing protein — MFNSTHEKMQYLISTAQIENIELAFQLAQSQNVPIIELLKPWKYLLEFTQINEKSLTQSLCKMLHLERLIFINKEKRKVSSIPDTIGKLKKLKSIVITEQLLQSIPESIGELSDLTLLSLYSNNITSIPESIGQLVKLKKFNPYDNKLTFIPESIGNLTELTSINLLSNRLSQLPESIHKLTNLRYLTLENNLFQEFPCCILLLPQLEILNLNNNLLTALPPNIHQLQKLERLYLRHNRIKHLPKAMSSLTNLKELYLGGNSIPKQEVKDLRKKLPNCTIYYNKN; from the coding sequence ATGTTCAACTCCACTCATGAAAAAATGCAGTACTTGATTTCTACTGCTCAAATTGAAAATATTGAGTTAGCATTTCAACTAGCTCAAAGCCAAAATGTACCCATAATAGAACTATTAAAGCCATGGAAGTATTTACTAGAATTCACTCAAATTAATGAAAAATCTCTTACCCAAAGTCTTTGTAAGATGCTACATTTAGAACGGCTCATTTTTATTAACAAAGAAAAAAGGAAGGTTTCATCAATTCCCGATACAATAGGTAAATTAAAAAAACTTAAATCAATAGTCATAACGGAACAGTTGTTACAATCTATTCCTGAAAGCATTGGTGAATTAAGCGATTTGACCTTATTAAGTTTGTATTCAAATAACATCACTTCTATTCCCGAAAGTATTGGTCAACTCGTTAAATTGAAAAAATTTAATCCTTACGACAACAAATTGACTTTTATTCCAGAAAGTATTGGAAACTTAACGGAGCTCACAAGTATTAACTTATTAAGCAATAGGCTATCCCAGTTACCAGAAAGTATTCATAAATTGACTAATTTAAGATACCTTACCCTTGAAAACAACCTCTTTCAAGAGTTCCCTTGTTGTATCCTTCTGTTACCTCAATTGGAAATCTTAAACCTGAATAATAATCTTCTGACAGCCCTCCCCCCAAACATTCATCAACTCCAAAAATTAGAACGACTTTATTTGAGACATAATCGAATCAAACATTTACCTAAAGCAATGAGCTCTCTTACGAATCTAAAAGAATTGTATTTAGGAGGTAATTCTATTCCCAAACAAGAAGTAAAAGATTTAAGAAAAAAACTCCCTAATTGTACAATATACTACAACAAAAACTAA
- a CDS encoding T9SS type A sorting domain-containing protein has translation MKLRCLHFFFAFLFLISTNLSAQVTLTVRINSGNSTTTCTDGFFGGAPEPHWRVEVAGQGYTTYPRAGICFTNPPNTQYNETFNCPSSYPNSLQVCLRAFEDDGTACVVSQSCLEQRCQNFATPTPGNSITYNLNVGGSSTANVNFTITATGSYPPGSGYDQVCNAINLGTLNSNSSVGNSNLSNYGNFCAGNAGDPNPWGGNNDQGVWFRFTTGPMPAAVIDFDANSDPQNRGDGIDLQLALYESSNGTCSGTLSLVAEDYQGAGVVWDEDMSINCLQPNTTYFLLVDGEAFTLLTNNGIEGFFGLQINDNGIQQAGDEICDAENLGTVPSGGSVATPNLSRSNVCATNTNDPNPGAWGSDKTVWFMFQAPPSGHVYINADSDLPFPIGTDAVDLQLAVYGTSNGTCTGTLNHIYSDYTPGLFGEEMDVRCLTPGENYWVMVDGSPLNVDGIFDLTITDGGQFPAPNDLICDAIPLGQPAPGGTVGLTGQYNYCANNLFEPIPANWGNDQGIWYTFIAPPSGKVEIRLNDYGLLSPDRIDLQVVVYDLTGAVCTGTPTEIKSEHDGIGVVWDEDMWVDCLIPGREYWIMVDGEGSLIDPDLQEGVFDIEVYGDPQDPPAANDEPCNAIALGDPTGGSVGTSPTPLHGSQNNFCADAVGEPQPSNFTADQTVWYTFVAPSTGAVNFDLNSDPVIGGVDAINLQIAVYRSPSCTGPWIEEISGSDLTYDVDMDLWCLVPGDTYYVQIDGEPPVLLEGHEGYFDITITEIPPIPVSPNDTICGAIPLGNPWAGPVSIANQHNLCADDLGDPNPTAFGTDNTVWYTFTTPTTGGPFALDIQATSDLPWPFGTDAVDLQLAVFESSNNSCTGTLTEMTSEYSVLDLFNEFMNVRCLEENKTYFLMVDGSVLNVQGYFDLNLTPATPVPIPTNDLICDYIDLGTVPVGGAINNGVDYSNFCSDIEAGEPNPFAIEQTVWFSFVAPNHVGLNATSEVTVNVTADPGGLGDVVDLQLAVYESSNTLCTGTMNLLEDGDADPLTSFDASVSVTCLYPGQRYYVQVDGSLLNQEGYFRIDIQDDGQGLRPPYNMLCNAVNLGTVPNGGAINNNVNYTNLCSDTEPGEPTPSAFGIEKTAWFTFVAPASGNITINGYNDPNNVGDEIDLQLALYYSDDNTCTGNFLEVDSDYDILNKDEELSIDCLEGGRIYYLQVDGSGGLLGDEDGWFTLQINDDGGTSNAPYNNGICDAFSFGTPTGTLQTRTNESNICANIEVGEPGVGNYATHTVWYQFTAPPSGRVEVNVTSTNVILGMDPEVRIFASSNNTCTGTLSEVESSNWPTALVTENIEATCLVPGNQYFIQVDGSNLVIEGSFNIDIIDMMPTYGTGVAGDPQPSNDSCNNAIALPVQSESCLNGAGTFQTNNYGYPTITYNPAYAQGCGGNCGATWYQFTMPASGNAVIEGNDDAIGGTFGDYSELTVVAYTGTCGSLTPIDCDQGGLTSDVSFQVAAAPGTTVWLQVFNDDGDDNGEDYQICISEGCGFDNCLDALLVPMLPNVPYCWNTSGAGGENISGGAPGYDECSEGDNPENSVYYYFESDCNGSDVTLHIMNGQINGSCLLGINPTDGFNISLFQDATPCDNNPSALVDCQSFTACDVQPINWNFTYTGLTPNTPYVIQIDGGFGNAGGNNQGEVMVTTTVNPILDPVSTPLTCSGTNDGTASAVVTGGGVPPFTFLWSNGGTDSTIVGLASGTYTVTITGSNGCTDTASVFVDDGLLMTAATLPPTNVSCNAACDGQATVVGIGGTVTTGYTYLWDAAASNQTTATATNLCAGTYSVTVFDNAGCSDSTQVTITEPSPLAISLTNIVQSGCDSLLCVGSATAITTGGNGPYTYLWSNGNTNAIPANLCPGFNAVTVTDARGCTDSASIVITTPIVSTPPIITPLTGSFCPNTTVNLVATGGIAGTGAVTNWYTGPNGTGSFVGTGNSINIVTDTTTTYYVRRESLCGNTVDSSITITVKQYIYALNGTSTNTYCTDNNGWHHFFVGDDIIFSIQGDITTGAMPGFPLVTIWDSTSYYQESEGPFAPTSCATGWTPGEERFEMERSWNVDLGGGAVNAPYNVRFYYEPAERVAIETAAINWMATYPACGYTYKYPYPLGSYFFKNEGANYDAPVYDSLHLTGPLGTTINGVNYGELQNINSFSGGSIGLILIPIDLLPVDWLYFDGTTNNKVNFLTWGTETEDNTDYFNIERSKDGFNFEKIGQVKAQGQSTKTTHYSFDDIHPFKGPNYYRLELVDLDGTSTYSNVVLLSIETGNLVYNFYPNPTDGVLYYQYEAENAEMLEIKVMDVLGKLIEVKEHQAVLGTNNIPTDLNEYPPGTYMVRVYHKKTGYVHIAKVIKNKF, from the coding sequence ATGAAATTAAGATGTCTACACTTTTTTTTTGCATTTCTTTTTTTAATTAGTACTAATTTATCTGCCCAAGTAACTCTTACGGTTCGAATCAACAGCGGAAACTCAACCACCACTTGTACCGATGGTTTTTTTGGTGGTGCTCCAGAACCTCATTGGAGAGTAGAGGTAGCAGGACAAGGCTATACAACCTACCCTAGAGCAGGCATTTGTTTTACAAATCCTCCAAATACACAGTACAACGAGACCTTTAATTGCCCTAGCAGTTATCCCAATAGTCTACAAGTTTGCCTTAGAGCATTTGAAGACGATGGTACTGCTTGTGTCGTTAGTCAAAGTTGCTTGGAACAACGTTGCCAAAATTTTGCAACGCCTACTCCTGGCAATTCCATTACTTATAATTTGAATGTAGGCGGTTCTAGTACCGCTAATGTCAACTTCACCATTACTGCAACAGGCTCCTACCCTCCTGGTTCGGGTTATGATCAAGTTTGTAATGCCATCAATTTAGGCACCTTAAATTCTAATAGTTCTGTTGGTAATAGTAACCTCAGTAACTATGGTAATTTTTGTGCAGGCAATGCTGGGGATCCTAACCCTTGGGGAGGTAATAACGATCAAGGAGTTTGGTTTCGTTTTACAACAGGTCCAATGCCCGCAGCTGTTATCGACTTCGATGCGAACAGCGATCCACAAAATCGTGGGGATGGCATAGACTTACAGTTAGCCTTATACGAATCTAGTAACGGAACTTGTAGTGGTACACTTAGCTTAGTAGCCGAAGATTATCAAGGAGCAGGGGTTGTCTGGGATGAAGACATGTCTATCAATTGCTTACAACCTAATACTACATATTTTCTTTTAGTCGATGGGGAAGCTTTTACACTACTTACTAATAATGGAATAGAAGGTTTTTTTGGTCTGCAAATCAATGACAATGGAATTCAACAAGCAGGAGACGAAATCTGTGATGCAGAAAACCTAGGAACTGTTCCTAGTGGTGGCTCTGTTGCCACCCCAAATCTAAGTCGCTCTAATGTCTGTGCTACGAATACCAACGATCCCAATCCAGGGGCATGGGGCTCCGACAAAACAGTTTGGTTTATGTTTCAAGCGCCACCATCTGGTCACGTTTACATCAATGCAGATAGCGACCTTCCATTTCCTATAGGAACCGATGCGGTAGATTTGCAGTTGGCTGTTTATGGTACTAGTAACGGAACCTGTACTGGCACACTCAATCATATTTACAGTGACTATACTCCAGGGTTATTTGGTGAAGAAATGGATGTTCGTTGTTTGACGCCAGGAGAAAACTATTGGGTAATGGTCGATGGCTCGCCCTTGAATGTTGATGGTATTTTTGATTTAACCATTACTGATGGTGGTCAATTCCCTGCCCCCAATGATTTGATTTGTGATGCCATTCCACTAGGACAACCAGCGCCAGGAGGAACCGTTGGTTTAACAGGTCAATATAACTATTGTGCCAATAATTTATTCGAACCCATTCCTGCCAACTGGGGAAATGACCAAGGGATTTGGTATACCTTTATTGCTCCCCCTTCAGGAAAAGTGGAAATTCGATTAAACGACTATGGCTTACTAAGCCCTGATAGAATTGACTTACAAGTTGTCGTTTATGATTTGACAGGTGCTGTTTGTACAGGAACTCCTACTGAAATAAAATCAGAACACGATGGAATTGGTGTAGTATGGGACGAAGACATGTGGGTTGATTGTTTGATTCCTGGGCGTGAATATTGGATAATGGTCGATGGTGAAGGCTCTTTAATTGACCCTGACTTACAAGAAGGTGTTTTTGATATAGAGGTCTATGGAGACCCTCAAGATCCGCCTGCCGCCAACGATGAACCTTGTAATGCGATTGCACTAGGAGACCCAACAGGAGGTTCTGTTGGTACTTCGCCTACTCCTTTGCATGGTTCTCAAAATAACTTCTGTGCGGATGCCGTTGGAGAACCACAGCCGTCTAACTTTACAGCAGATCAAACTGTTTGGTACACCTTTGTCGCACCATCGACAGGAGCTGTTAATTTTGATTTAAATAGCGACCCTGTAATTGGGGGCGTTGATGCCATCAATTTGCAAATTGCTGTTTACCGATCTCCAAGCTGTACTGGACCTTGGATTGAAGAAATAAGTGGCAGCGATTTAACCTACGATGTTGATATGGACTTATGGTGCTTGGTTCCTGGCGATACCTATTATGTCCAAATTGATGGCGAACCGCCTGTTCTTCTAGAAGGTCACGAAGGTTATTTCGACATTACCATTACCGAAATTCCCCCTATTCCTGTTTCTCCTAATGATACGATTTGTGGTGCCATTCCACTAGGTAACCCATGGGCAGGACCTGTCAGTATTGCCAACCAACACAATTTGTGCGCAGACGATTTGGGCGATCCTAATCCAACTGCATTTGGCACCGACAATACCGTTTGGTATACATTTACAACCCCAACTACAGGAGGACCTTTTGCATTAGATATCCAAGCAACCTCAGACTTGCCTTGGCCTTTTGGAACCGATGCGGTAGACCTACAGCTAGCAGTCTTTGAATCATCTAACAATAGTTGTACAGGAACATTGACTGAAATGACTAGCGAATACTCTGTTTTAGACTTGTTCAACGAATTTATGAACGTCCGCTGTTTAGAAGAAAACAAAACGTATTTCTTGATGGTAGATGGTTCTGTTTTAAATGTTCAAGGGTACTTTGATTTAAATTTAACCCCTGCAACTCCAGTCCCAATTCCAACAAACGACTTAATCTGTGATTACATTGACCTAGGAACTGTTCCTGTTGGAGGGGCGATCAATAATGGGGTAGATTATTCCAATTTCTGCTCCGACATCGAAGCGGGTGAACCCAATCCTTTTGCGATTGAACAAACCGTTTGGTTCTCCTTTGTTGCTCCCAATCACGTTGGGCTAAATGCTACTTCTGAAGTGACGGTTAACGTTACAGCAGATCCTGGAGGTTTAGGGGATGTTGTTGATTTGCAATTAGCAGTTTATGAATCTAGCAATACGCTTTGTACAGGTACTATGAATTTACTAGAAGATGGCGATGCCGATCCACTAACAAGTTTTGATGCTAGTGTTAGTGTTACTTGTTTGTATCCAGGGCAGCGTTATTACGTACAAGTAGATGGTTCTCTTTTAAATCAAGAGGGTTATTTTAGAATTGATATTCAAGATGATGGTCAAGGGCTGCGTCCTCCTTATAATATGTTGTGTAATGCTGTTAACTTAGGAACTGTTCCGAATGGAGGCGCTATTAACAATAATGTCAATTATACCAACCTTTGTTCGGATACAGAACCAGGAGAACCAACTCCGTCAGCTTTTGGCATTGAAAAAACGGCTTGGTTTACCTTTGTCGCACCAGCATCTGGTAACATTACGATTAATGGATACAATGACCCTAACAATGTAGGAGATGAAATTGATTTACAATTGGCTCTCTACTATTCTGATGATAATACTTGTACAGGAAATTTCTTAGAAGTAGATAGCGATTATGACATCCTAAATAAAGACGAAGAACTGTCTATAGATTGCTTAGAAGGCGGTCGCATTTATTATCTACAAGTTGATGGTTCTGGTGGTTTGCTTGGCGATGAAGATGGATGGTTTACCTTGCAAATCAATGACGATGGAGGTACAAGCAATGCTCCATACAACAATGGCATTTGCGATGCCTTTAGCTTTGGTACACCAACAGGTACTTTGCAAACTCGCACCAATGAGAGTAATATTTGTGCTAATATAGAAGTAGGTGAGCCAGGAGTTGGCAACTATGCTACACATACGGTTTGGTATCAATTCACAGCCCCACCATCTGGGCGTGTTGAGGTAAATGTTACTTCTACTAATGTAATCTTAGGAATGGATCCAGAAGTGCGCATTTTTGCTTCTTCTAATAATACTTGTACAGGAACCTTATCAGAGGTTGAAAGTTCCAACTGGCCAACGGCATTAGTAACAGAAAATATTGAAGCAACCTGCCTTGTTCCTGGTAATCAATACTTCATTCAAGTCGATGGATCCAACTTGGTTATTGAAGGGAGTTTCAATATCGACATCATAGATATGATGCCAACTTATGGAACAGGAGTTGCAGGCGATCCACAACCTAGCAATGATAGCTGTAACAATGCTATTGCGTTGCCTGTTCAATCTGAGTCGTGTCTAAATGGAGCAGGTACCTTCCAAACCAACAATTATGGTTATCCAACCATTACTTACAATCCTGCTTATGCACAAGGTTGTGGTGGCAACTGTGGGGCAACTTGGTATCAATTTACCATGCCAGCTTCTGGTAATGCTGTTATTGAAGGAAATGATGATGCGATTGGAGGAACTTTTGGCGATTATTCTGAATTGACCGTAGTTGCTTATACAGGAACTTGTGGTAGTCTGACGCCTATTGACTGCGACCAAGGAGGACTGACTAGCGATGTTTCTTTCCAAGTGGCAGCAGCTCCAGGCACAACGGTTTGGTTGCAAGTATTCAATGACGATGGTGACGATAATGGAGAAGATTATCAAATTTGTATTTCTGAAGGCTGTGGTTTTGATAACTGTTTGGATGCTTTATTAGTCCCTATGCTACCTAATGTTCCTTATTGTTGGAATACCTCAGGTGCTGGTGGTGAAAACATTTCTGGTGGTGCTCCTGGCTATGATGAATGTAGTGAAGGGGATAATCCTGAAAATTCTGTTTATTACTACTTTGAATCCGATTGTAATGGTAGCGATGTTACGTTACACATTATGAATGGTCAAATTAATGGTAGTTGTCTTTTGGGAATCAACCCAACAGATGGGTTTAACATTTCACTATTCCAAGATGCAACCCCTTGTGACAACAATCCTTCTGCGTTAGTGGACTGTCAATCGTTTACGGCTTGTGATGTCCAACCCATCAACTGGAACTTTACATACACTGGATTAACTCCAAACACACCTTATGTCATCCAAATTGATGGTGGATTTGGTAATGCAGGTGGTAACAACCAAGGAGAAGTGATGGTTACGACGACTGTCAATCCAATCTTAGATCCAGTCTCTACTCCTCTAACCTGCTCTGGTACAAACGATGGAACAGCATCAGCAGTTGTGACTGGAGGTGGCGTCCCACCATTTACATTCTTGTGGTCTAATGGCGGCACAGATTCTACGATAGTTGGACTAGCATCAGGCACCTATACGGTAACAATCACAGGATCCAATGGCTGTACAGATACGGCAAGCGTCTTTGTTGACGATGGTTTGCTAATGACCGCAGCAACCTTACCTCCAACTAATGTAAGTTGTAATGCAGCTTGTGACGGTCAAGCAACAGTTGTAGGAATTGGAGGTACGGTAACTACAGGATACACTTATTTATGGGATGCTGCTGCTAGCAACCAAACAACAGCTACAGCTACTAATCTCTGTGCAGGGACTTATTCTGTTACCGTTTTTGATAATGCTGGTTGTTCTGATTCTACACAAGTTACAATAACAGAACCAAGTCCATTAGCAATTAGTTTGACAAACATTGTTCAATCTGGCTGCGATTCTCTACTTTGTGTAGGAAGCGCAACAGCCATTACTACAGGTGGCAATGGTCCTTATACTTACCTTTGGTCAAATGGTAATACCAATGCTATCCCCGCTAACTTGTGTCCAGGATTTAATGCTGTTACAGTGACAGATGCACGAGGGTGTACCGATAGTGCTAGCATTGTAATAACGACTCCTATCGTTTCTACTCCACCTATCATCACACCATTGACAGGCAGTTTCTGCCCTAATACAACCGTTAACTTGGTTGCCACGGGTGGGATTGCAGGTACAGGTGCGGTTACCAACTGGTATACGGGACCTAATGGAACAGGTAGTTTTGTTGGCACAGGAAATAGTATTAATATCGTCACGGATACTACTACAACGTACTATGTACGTCGAGAAAGTTTGTGTGGCAATACTGTGGATTCAAGTATTACTATAACTGTCAAACAATATATTTATGCCTTGAATGGTACGAGTACCAATACCTATTGTACGGATAACAATGGGTGGCATCATTTCTTTGTTGGAGACGATATTATTTTCTCTATACAAGGAGATATTACGACAGGAGCAATGCCAGGTTTCCCTCTTGTAACGATATGGGATTCCACTAGTTATTATCAAGAGTCCGAAGGACCTTTTGCCCCTACGTCGTGTGCAACAGGCTGGACACCAGGGGAAGAACGTTTTGAGATGGAGCGTAGCTGGAATGTAGATTTGGGCGGTGGTGCTGTTAATGCCCCTTATAATGTACGTTTTTACTATGAGCCCGCAGAACGAGTAGCCATTGAGACAGCTGCTATTAACTGGATGGCAACCTACCCTGCTTGTGGATATACTTACAAATATCCTTATCCTTTAGGTTCGTACTTTTTCAAAAATGAAGGTGCAAATTACGATGCGCCTGTTTACGACAGTTTACACCTAACAGGACCTTTGGGGACGACTATTAATGGAGTCAATTATGGAGAGCTACAAAATATTAATAGTTTCTCAGGTGGTTCGATTGGTTTGATTTTAATACCTATAGATTTGCTTCCTGTAGATTGGCTTTACTTTGATGGGACAACAAACAACAAAGTTAACTTCTTGACTTGGGGAACCGAAACGGAGGACAACACGGATTACTTTAATATTGAGCGCAGTAAAGATGGGTTTAATTTTGAAAAAATTGGTCAGGTCAAAGCCCAAGGTCAATCAACCAAAACTACGCATTATTCTTTTGATGATATTCATCCATTCAAAGGTCCCAACTACTACCGTTTAGAACTAGTCGATTTAGACGGAACATCTACCTATTCTAATGTTGTATTGCTAAGCATCGAAACAGGCAATCTGGTTTATAACTTCTATCCTAACCCTACTGATGGAGTTCTGTACTATCAATACGAAGCAGAAAACGCAGAAATGTTAGAAATAAAGGTTATGGATGTTTTGGGTAAATTAATTGAGGTAAAAGAACATCAAGCTGTTTTGGGAACGAATAACATTCCTACTGACTTGAATGAATATCCACCAGGAACTTACATGGTCAGAGTTTACCACAAAAAGACAGGTTATGTTCACATAGCTAAAGTGATTAAAAATAAATTCTAG